Proteins from a genomic interval of Watersipora subatra chromosome 10, tzWatSuba1.1, whole genome shotgun sequence:
- the LOC137405680 gene encoding stromal interaction molecule 1-like isoform X1, which translates to MPSRSWSLYAVFLLVCTAQLVLGSSEKAERTIPGPKGSHTHSLTPSAKGAGGSCYKGDLVCEKDKLGYEAIATLHHQMDDDNNGDIDLEESAEFLIEELQYSKSYWSEHRRRNFHMNDTHITVDDLWNIWKNSSVHNWTIENVVTWLTYEVELPQYSDTFKMNAVDGSTLPRLAVNNLNFVSNILGIKNLVHKQKLANKATDVVLFGPPKSRHNWFKDVALVTAVAVAAGGCWYAFRQNRQLEINMARTMRDMESLAKSEVALKQLQEKLECEKLEKRQHMQYKEELEQKVQQEISEARLEAQRLKLTKEQTETQLSHFKETIAELDRMKQALAMAQKELEVRNSLAPSKELRKWLQITYELELKAYNEKKLLAEQQLSNAKESCERLRKKKQALFGSLRMVNSSYLDETENIIVIARKAMEEVKHDLAERQYRWQQIENMCSFSIISNPGLRALILSTGHTDLYRHCHGGSLLEAGSTDLEDADDVPPAYGAVLAAMQCNGYTLGRKSRYSSSSLSSLQLASTQPGSPVNKTSATLGNKHIFRTPPQSTVGSLISGPPSTTGSPSTTGPPSTTGPSTRSPPSAGSSRANSEEPAAIIGDLVETQMQTEVEADPVANGKVTMESPESPHFTLYGEEPDSSSSSDNSHIPKVRPKLQRHPVLRDTDNMSICSEQAPVNEDVLTAVRPRTSTNELPTASLAKSKRAHTVHSPLTHNMSSSEVAVSKVGVTMKRSCTTDLPAIKSKTDAPLSVSTDFITHQSSAPAGMSGLDDSDTSMSSGSKDSLTQSTRRVKKKTRILNIFKMKPKTS; encoded by the exons GAGCAGGAGGCAGCTGCTACAAGGGTGATTTAGTGTGTGAGAAAGACAAGCTAGGATATGAAGCTATAGCCACCCTGCACCATCAAATGGATGATGATAACAATGGAGATATAGACCTCGAGGAAAGCGCTGAG TTTCTCATAGAGGAGCTCCAATACAGCAAATCTTATTGGTCAGAACACAGACGTAGAAACTTTCATATGAATGACACTCACATCACTGTTGATGACCTCTGGAATATATGGAAGAACTCTTCAG TGCACAACTGGACAATAGAGAATGTGGTCACCTGGCTGACTTATGAGGTGGAACTGCCGCAGTACAGTGACACCTTTAAGATGAATGCCGTTGATGGCTCAACATTACCAAG GCTAGCTGTGAACAATCTCAATTTTGTCTCTAACATCCTTGGGATCAAGAACCTTGTCCACAAACAAAAACTCGCCAACAAGGCTACTGACGTCGTCCTCTTTGGACCCCCTAAAT CTCGACACAACTGGTTTAAAGATGTAGCCCTTGTGACAGCTGTGGCAGTCGCAGCGGGTGGTTGTTGGTATGCATTCCGACAGAACCGACAGCTGGAGATAAACATGGCACGCACGATGCGGGACATGGAGAGTCTTGCTAAGTCGGAAGTGGCTCTAAAGCAACTGCAGGAGAAGCTGGAATGTGAGAAACTAGAGAAGCGACAGCACATGCAATACAAAGAGGAGCTTGAACAAAAG GTTCAGCAAGAGATCTCAGAGGCTAGGCTCGAAGCTCAGAGACTCAAGCTAACCAAAGAACAAACGGAGACCCAGCTGAGTCACTTCAAGGAGACGATAGCCGAGCTTGATCGG ATGAAACAAGCTCTCGCTATGGCTCAGAAGGAGTTAGAGGTGCGCAACTCTCTCGCACCGAGCAAGGAGCTGCGCAAGTGGCTTCAGATAACTTATGAACTTGAGCTGAAGGCCTACAATGAGAAGAAGCTTCTGGCTGAGCAACAGCTTAGCAATGCCAAG GAGTCATGTGAGAGGCTGAGGAAGAAGAAGCAGGCACTGTTTGGATCTTTGAGGATGGTAAACTCGAGTTATTTAGACGAAACGGAGAACATTATAGTTATTGCGCG AAAGGCGATGGAGGAGGTTAAACATGACCTGGCTGAGAGGCAGTACAGATGGCAACAAATAGAGAACATGTGCTCTTTTTCTATCATCAGCAACCCTGGCCTGCGAGCGCTTATCCTCTCCACTGGCCACACAGATCTCTACAGGCATTGCCATGGCG GGTCTCTATTGGAAGCTGGGTCAACAGATTTAGAGGATGCTGATGATGTACCTCCTGCATACGGCGCTGTCCTAGCAG CTATGCAGTGCAATGGTTACACTCTGGGCAGGAAATCCCGTTATAGTTCATCCAGTCTTTCAAGTCTGCAGTTGGCTTCCACGCAGCCAG GGTCTCCAGTGAACAAGACTTCTGCAACACTGGGCAATAAACATATATTTCGAACTCCACCGCAGTCAACTGTTGGGTCTCTCATTTCCGGGCCTCCTTCCACCACAGGCTCTCCTTCCACCACAGGTCCTCCTTCCACCACAGGTCCTTCTACCCGAAGTCCTCCTTCCGCTGGCTCTTCACGCGCCAATTCGGAGGAGCCAGCAGCGATTATTGGAGACCTTGTGGAGACACAGATGCAGACTGAGGTTGAAGCAGACCCGGTGGCAAATGGCAAAGTAACCATGGAGTCACCTGAGTCTCCTCACTTCACTCTCTA CGGAGAGGAGCCAGACAGTAGTTCAAGTAGTGACAACTCCCACATTCCCAAAGTTCGACCCAAGCTGCAGCGACACCCTGTTCTTCGCGACACTGACAATATGTCCATCTGTTCTGAACAAGCACCTGTTAATGAAGATGTACTCACCGCTGTGAGGCCGCGTACTAGCACTAATGAATTACCTACAGCTTCCCTAGCCAAGTCAAAGCGAGCTCACACTGTTCACTCTCCCTTGACCCACAATATGTCCAGTAGCGAAGTGGCAGTCTCCAAGGTTGGTGTCACCATGAAAAGATCGTGTACGACGGATTTACCTGCCATAAAGAGCAAGACAGATGCACCCTTGTCCGTTTCTACAGATTTCATTACACACCAGTCATCTGCTCCTGCTGGCATGTCAGGGCTCGATGACTCGGATACCTCAATGAGCTCTGGCTCCAAGGACAGCCTCACACAGAGCACTCGCCGAGTCAAAAAAAAAACTCGTATATTGAACATATttaaaatgaaaccaaaaactTCCTGA
- the LOC137405680 gene encoding stromal interaction molecule 1-like isoform X2, whose protein sequence is MPSRSWSLYAVFLLVCTAQLVLGSSEKAERTIPGPKGSHTHSLTPSAKGAGGSCYKGDLVCEKDKLGYEAIATLHHQMDDDNNGDIDLEESAEFLIEELQYSKSYWSEHRRRNFHMNDTHITVDDLWNIWKNSSVHNWTIENVVTWLTYEVELPQYSDTFKMNAVDGSTLPRLAVNNLNFVSNILGIKNLVHKQKLANKATDVVLFGPPKSRHNWFKDVALVTAVAVAAGGCWYAFRQNRQLEINMARTMRDMESLAKSEVALKQLQEKLECEKLEKRQHMQYKEELEQKVQQEISEARLEAQRLKLTKEQTETQLSHFKETIAELDRMKQALAMAQKELEVRNSLAPSKELRKWLQITYELELKAYNEKKLLAEQQLSNAKESCERLRKKKQALFGSLRMVNSSYLDETENIIVIARKAMEEVKHDLAERQYRWQQIENMCSFSIISNPGLRALILSTGHTDLYRHCHGGSLLEAGSTDLEDADDVPPAYGAVLAGSPVNKTSATLGNKHIFRTPPQSTVGSLISGPPSTTGSPSTTGPPSTTGPSTRSPPSAGSSRANSEEPAAIIGDLVETQMQTEVEADPVANGKVTMESPESPHFTLYGEEPDSSSSSDNSHIPKVRPKLQRHPVLRDTDNMSICSEQAPVNEDVLTAVRPRTSTNELPTASLAKSKRAHTVHSPLTHNMSSSEVAVSKVGVTMKRSCTTDLPAIKSKTDAPLSVSTDFITHQSSAPAGMSGLDDSDTSMSSGSKDSLTQSTRRVKKKTRILNIFKMKPKTS, encoded by the exons GAGCAGGAGGCAGCTGCTACAAGGGTGATTTAGTGTGTGAGAAAGACAAGCTAGGATATGAAGCTATAGCCACCCTGCACCATCAAATGGATGATGATAACAATGGAGATATAGACCTCGAGGAAAGCGCTGAG TTTCTCATAGAGGAGCTCCAATACAGCAAATCTTATTGGTCAGAACACAGACGTAGAAACTTTCATATGAATGACACTCACATCACTGTTGATGACCTCTGGAATATATGGAAGAACTCTTCAG TGCACAACTGGACAATAGAGAATGTGGTCACCTGGCTGACTTATGAGGTGGAACTGCCGCAGTACAGTGACACCTTTAAGATGAATGCCGTTGATGGCTCAACATTACCAAG GCTAGCTGTGAACAATCTCAATTTTGTCTCTAACATCCTTGGGATCAAGAACCTTGTCCACAAACAAAAACTCGCCAACAAGGCTACTGACGTCGTCCTCTTTGGACCCCCTAAAT CTCGACACAACTGGTTTAAAGATGTAGCCCTTGTGACAGCTGTGGCAGTCGCAGCGGGTGGTTGTTGGTATGCATTCCGACAGAACCGACAGCTGGAGATAAACATGGCACGCACGATGCGGGACATGGAGAGTCTTGCTAAGTCGGAAGTGGCTCTAAAGCAACTGCAGGAGAAGCTGGAATGTGAGAAACTAGAGAAGCGACAGCACATGCAATACAAAGAGGAGCTTGAACAAAAG GTTCAGCAAGAGATCTCAGAGGCTAGGCTCGAAGCTCAGAGACTCAAGCTAACCAAAGAACAAACGGAGACCCAGCTGAGTCACTTCAAGGAGACGATAGCCGAGCTTGATCGG ATGAAACAAGCTCTCGCTATGGCTCAGAAGGAGTTAGAGGTGCGCAACTCTCTCGCACCGAGCAAGGAGCTGCGCAAGTGGCTTCAGATAACTTATGAACTTGAGCTGAAGGCCTACAATGAGAAGAAGCTTCTGGCTGAGCAACAGCTTAGCAATGCCAAG GAGTCATGTGAGAGGCTGAGGAAGAAGAAGCAGGCACTGTTTGGATCTTTGAGGATGGTAAACTCGAGTTATTTAGACGAAACGGAGAACATTATAGTTATTGCGCG AAAGGCGATGGAGGAGGTTAAACATGACCTGGCTGAGAGGCAGTACAGATGGCAACAAATAGAGAACATGTGCTCTTTTTCTATCATCAGCAACCCTGGCCTGCGAGCGCTTATCCTCTCCACTGGCCACACAGATCTCTACAGGCATTGCCATGGCG GGTCTCTATTGGAAGCTGGGTCAACAGATTTAGAGGATGCTGATGATGTACCTCCTGCATACGGCGCTGTCCTAGCAG GGTCTCCAGTGAACAAGACTTCTGCAACACTGGGCAATAAACATATATTTCGAACTCCACCGCAGTCAACTGTTGGGTCTCTCATTTCCGGGCCTCCTTCCACCACAGGCTCTCCTTCCACCACAGGTCCTCCTTCCACCACAGGTCCTTCTACCCGAAGTCCTCCTTCCGCTGGCTCTTCACGCGCCAATTCGGAGGAGCCAGCAGCGATTATTGGAGACCTTGTGGAGACACAGATGCAGACTGAGGTTGAAGCAGACCCGGTGGCAAATGGCAAAGTAACCATGGAGTCACCTGAGTCTCCTCACTTCACTCTCTA CGGAGAGGAGCCAGACAGTAGTTCAAGTAGTGACAACTCCCACATTCCCAAAGTTCGACCCAAGCTGCAGCGACACCCTGTTCTTCGCGACACTGACAATATGTCCATCTGTTCTGAACAAGCACCTGTTAATGAAGATGTACTCACCGCTGTGAGGCCGCGTACTAGCACTAATGAATTACCTACAGCTTCCCTAGCCAAGTCAAAGCGAGCTCACACTGTTCACTCTCCCTTGACCCACAATATGTCCAGTAGCGAAGTGGCAGTCTCCAAGGTTGGTGTCACCATGAAAAGATCGTGTACGACGGATTTACCTGCCATAAAGAGCAAGACAGATGCACCCTTGTCCGTTTCTACAGATTTCATTACACACCAGTCATCTGCTCCTGCTGGCATGTCAGGGCTCGATGACTCGGATACCTCAATGAGCTCTGGCTCCAAGGACAGCCTCACACAGAGCACTCGCCGAGTCAAAAAAAAAACTCGTATATTGAACATATttaaaatgaaaccaaaaactTCCTGA